The following are encoded in a window of Desulfarculaceae bacterium genomic DNA:
- a CDS encoding ATP-binding cassette domain-containing protein has product MTPSKPNIEPPLVELERVSCALGGTTLLHDLTWRLPQGQHWAVLGGNGAGKSTFLRLVRGELWPLPESRQRRRFLVDGRLTTSPLSFREHTSLVSSELLAQYQHKNWSLTGLEVVVSGLTGSHLLYSDPAPVQWERAQEVLARLELTHLAERDILTMSQGQAKQVLIARALVSRPRLLILDEPCEGLDAPSRARLLAMLGKVADSGTQLLYATHRGSELAPGTSHALILEQGRIAAQGPLDQVLASGGVDLVPAAANQSATPAPPVDNGEPFLVRVEAPEVYVEHQLILRGLDWEIAPGSNWLVLGPNGAGKTTLLRLLAGELRPALGGSVAWFGRGVRRNLQSLRTRVSLVSAAWQSRHMHSQSGAETVASGLSGSVGAVRLPDPAHLQAAREWLERWGLSELAERDITTLSYGQLRKILIARAMINQPRLLLLDEPLAGLDAPARAEVGALLARLAGEGVTLVGVTHYPGEMLPYMSHVALIENGRMVFQGSALEYLEAHGPLA; this is encoded by the coding sequence ATGACGCCCTCTAAACCAAACATAGAACCGCCCCTGGTGGAGCTGGAGCGGGTAAGCTGCGCCCTGGGCGGCACCACCCTGCTCCATGATCTCACCTGGCGGCTGCCCCAGGGCCAGCACTGGGCCGTGTTGGGCGGCAACGGCGCGGGCAAGAGCACCTTTCTGCGCCTGGTGCGCGGCGAGCTGTGGCCCTTGCCCGAGAGCCGCCAGCGCCGCCGCTTTCTGGTGGACGGCCGCCTCACCACAAGCCCCCTCTCCTTTCGCGAGCACACCAGCCTGGTCTCCAGCGAGCTGCTGGCCCAGTACCAGCACAAGAACTGGAGCCTCACCGGCCTGGAGGTGGTGGTCAGCGGGCTCACCGGCAGCCACCTGCTCTACTCCGACCCGGCCCCGGTGCAGTGGGAGCGGGCCCAGGAGGTGCTGGCCCGTTTGGAGCTCACCCACCTGGCCGAGCGCGACATCCTCACCATGTCCCAGGGCCAGGCCAAGCAGGTGCTCATCGCCCGCGCCCTGGTCAGCCGGCCCCGCCTGCTTATTTTGGACGAGCCCTGCGAGGGCCTGGACGCGCCCTCCCGCGCCCGATTGCTGGCCATGCTGGGCAAGGTGGCCGACAGCGGCACCCAGCTGCTCTACGCCACCCACCGGGGCAGCGAACTGGCCCCGGGCACCAGCCACGCCCTGATCCTGGAGCAAGGCCGCATCGCGGCCCAGGGGCCCTTGGACCAGGTGTTGGCCTCGGGCGGCGTGGATCTGGTGCCGGCCGCCGCAAACCAGAGCGCGACCCCTGCCCCGCCCGTGGACAACGGCGAGCCCTTCCTGGTGCGGGTGGAGGCTCCCGAGGTATACGTGGAGCACCAGCTCATCCTGCGCGGCCTGGACTGGGAGATAGCGCCCGGCTCCAACTGGCTGGTGCTGGGGCCCAACGGCGCGGGCAAGACCACGCTCTTGCGCCTTTTGGCCGGAGAGCTGCGCCCGGCCCTGGGTGGATCGGTGGCCTGGTTCGGCCGGGGGGTACGGCGCAATCTGCAAAGCCTGCGCACCCGGGTCAGCCTGGTCTCCGCCGCCTGGCAAAGCCGCCACATGCACTCCCAGAGCGGGGCGGAAACCGTGGCCTCGGGCCTCAGCGGCAGCGTGGGCGCGGTGCGCCTGCCCGACCCGGCCCATTTGCAAGCCGCACGTGAGTGGCTGGAGCGCTGGGGCCTGAGCGAGCTGGCCGAGCGCGACATCACCACCTTGTCCTACGGTCAGCTCAGGAAAATCCTCATCGCGCGGGCCATGATCAACCAGCCGCGCCTGTTGCTTTTGGACGAGCCCTTGGCCGGGCTGGACGCGCCCGCCCGGGCCGAGGTCGGCGCCTTGCTGGCCCGCCTGGCCGGCGAGGGCGTCACCCTGGTGGGCGTTACCCACTACCCCGGCGAGATGCTGCCCTACATGAGCCACGTGGCGCTGATCGAGAACGGGCGCATGGTCTTCCAGGGCAGCGCGCTGGAGTATCTGGAGGCCCACGGCCCCTTGGCTTGA
- a CDS encoding carboxymuconolactone decarboxylase family protein: MSLPKPYTDFIENFPQVAETFEKLGVQCKEAGPLDARSMHLVKLGLAVATVSRGAVKSQARQALEDGFSVEEVRHAALLALPTIGFPSMIAALGWINEVAGELA, encoded by the coding sequence ATGAGCCTACCCAAGCCTTACACCGACTTTATCGAGAACTTCCCCCAGGTGGCCGAGACCTTCGAAAAACTGGGCGTGCAATGCAAGGAGGCCGGCCCCTTGGACGCGCGCTCCATGCATTTGGTCAAGCTGGGCCTGGCCGTGGCCACGGTCTCGCGCGGCGCGGTGAAGAGCCAGGCCCGCCAGGCCCTGGAGGACGGCTTCAGCGTGGAGGAGGTGCGCCACGCCGCTCTCTTGGCCCTGCCCACCATCGGCTTCCCCTCCATGATCGCGGCCCTGGGCTGGATCAACGAGGTGGCCGGCGAGCTGGCCTAG
- a CDS encoding OFA family MFS transporter, which produces MAQNKNRGWSVTMAGLGINLALGILYTWSIFKLAIKESIQAGDGRFDWSLASLNDPYAVCCLVFAFTMVIAGRVQDKVGPKLTAMIGGILTGLGLLWISQSTSLASWVLGFGVMTGAGLGFGYASATPPALKWFPASKTGLIAGLVVSGFGLASVYIAPLANYLIGNYGLSSAMLVFGGGFMVAVCLLAQFLVNPPKGFKPVEAAPTAKANKAKSSGLDFLPMEMIRNRNFQVMWFIFAVASGAGLMIIGNVAGMAKASMGEYAWVVVALMAVGNAGGRIVAGTLSDKIGRTQTLCIMLTFQALIMFSLFMMGKQQIVVLVLAAALIGFNYGTNLSLFPSACKDYFGLKNFGVNYGILFSAWGVGGFILPRVSQMIVASTGSFSTAYLAAGILLVFCAGMTMVVEKPEAAAERAEQRAAAQAAQRERARAFARLLPSQAMARRK; this is translated from the coding sequence ATGGCACAGAACAAGAACCGGGGCTGGAGCGTCACCATGGCCGGGTTGGGCATCAACCTGGCACTGGGCATTCTCTACACTTGGAGCATCTTCAAGCTGGCCATCAAGGAGTCGATCCAGGCCGGCGACGGACGCTTCGACTGGAGCTTGGCCTCGCTCAACGACCCTTACGCGGTCTGCTGCCTGGTCTTCGCCTTCACCATGGTCATCGCGGGCCGGGTGCAGGACAAGGTGGGCCCCAAGCTCACGGCCATGATCGGCGGCATCCTCACCGGCCTGGGCCTCCTGTGGATCAGCCAGAGCACCTCCCTGGCCTCCTGGGTGTTGGGCTTCGGGGTGATGACCGGCGCGGGCCTGGGCTTCGGCTACGCCTCGGCCACCCCGCCGGCCCTGAAGTGGTTCCCGGCCAGCAAGACCGGCCTCATCGCCGGGCTGGTGGTATCGGGCTTCGGCCTGGCCTCGGTGTACATCGCGCCCCTAGCCAATTACCTCATCGGCAACTACGGCCTGTCCAGCGCCATGCTGGTCTTTGGCGGCGGCTTCATGGTGGCGGTCTGCCTCCTGGCCCAGTTCCTGGTCAACCCGCCGAAGGGCTTCAAGCCCGTGGAGGCCGCGCCCACGGCCAAGGCGAACAAGGCCAAAAGCTCGGGTCTGGACTTTTTGCCCATGGAGATGATCCGCAACCGCAATTTTCAGGTGATGTGGTTCATCTTCGCGGTGGCTTCCGGCGCGGGCCTGATGATCATCGGCAACGTGGCCGGCATGGCCAAGGCCTCCATGGGCGAGTATGCCTGGGTGGTGGTGGCCCTGATGGCGGTGGGTAACGCGGGAGGCCGCATCGTGGCCGGAACCCTGTCGGACAAGATCGGGCGCACCCAGACCCTGTGCATCATGCTCACCTTCCAGGCCCTGATCATGTTCAGCCTGTTCATGATGGGCAAGCAGCAGATCGTGGTGCTGGTCCTGGCGGCCGCGCTCATCGGCTTCAACTACGGCACCAACCTCAGCCTGTTCCCCTCTGCCTGCAAGGACTACTTCGGCCTTAAAAATTTCGGGGTGAACTACGGCATCCTCTTCTCGGCCTGGGGCGTGGGCGGCTTCATCCTGCCCCGGGTGTCCCAGATGATCGTGGCCAGCACCGGCTCCTTCAGCACCGCCTACCTGGCCGCCGGCATCCTGCTGGTGTTCTGCGCGGGCATGACCATGGTGGTGGAGAAGCCCGAGGCGGCCGCCGAGCGCGCCGAGCAGCGGGCCGCGGCCCAGGCCGCCCAGCGGGAACGCGCCCGGGCCTTCGCCCGGTTGCTGCCCTCCCAGGCGATGGCCCGCCGCAAGTAA
- a CDS encoding sigma-54 dependent transcriptional regulator has product MITYSIFVVDDEESIRDAAELGLTDYEVQTFATGEEAVAAAERQAPDLILQDIGLPGMDGVECLRRIKAIAPEVLFIMITAYEDVDTVVRAMRSGAHDYVVKPLHLETLKSKIDNALETIRLRKEVRAIQKRYLEENLPLFIGESNSIQSVMEFVTRVAASPDMPVLILGQTGTGKELIAGAIHYQSPNFQGPMVTLNCAAIPAELIESELFGYEPGAFSGAKPGGKAGLLEKAAGGTLFLDEVGELSLEAQAKLLRFLDSGEYYRVGGSEPRKAKARVVSATNRDLGAMMDQGRFRRDLYFRLAMVKVELPSLERRPEDILPIARHFLHEFNQKYERAFTGLEPEAEAWLQGRAWPGNVRELKGVLERGVLMGREPLLTLAALDPGGEAAPSVAAGQGLPALEPGGLALEEVLRDTERAYFERALAMSQGNESKAAELLGMNYHTFRYRKKKLLGD; this is encoded by the coding sequence ATGATCACCTACAGCATATTCGTGGTGGACGACGAGGAGTCCATCCGGGACGCGGCCGAGCTGGGCCTCACTGATTACGAGGTGCAAACCTTCGCCACCGGCGAGGAGGCGGTGGCCGCGGCGGAGCGCCAGGCCCCGGACCTGATCCTGCAAGACATCGGCCTGCCGGGCATGGACGGGGTGGAGTGCCTGCGCCGCATCAAGGCCATTGCGCCCGAGGTGCTGTTCATCATGATCACCGCCTACGAGGACGTGGACACCGTGGTGCGGGCCATGCGCTCCGGGGCCCACGACTACGTGGTCAAACCGCTGCATTTGGAGACGCTCAAGAGCAAGATAGACAACGCCCTGGAGACGATCCGCCTGCGCAAGGAGGTGCGGGCCATCCAGAAGCGCTATCTGGAAGAGAACCTGCCTCTGTTCATCGGCGAGAGCAACAGCATCCAGAGCGTGATGGAGTTCGTGACTCGGGTGGCGGCCAGCCCGGACATGCCGGTGCTCATCCTGGGCCAGACCGGCACGGGCAAGGAGCTGATCGCCGGGGCCATCCACTACCAGAGCCCCAACTTCCAGGGCCCCATGGTCACCCTGAACTGCGCGGCCATCCCGGCCGAGTTGATCGAGTCCGAGCTGTTCGGCTACGAGCCCGGTGCTTTCTCCGGGGCCAAGCCCGGCGGCAAGGCGGGCCTGCTCGAAAAGGCAGCGGGCGGCACCTTGTTCCTGGACGAGGTGGGCGAGCTTAGCCTAGAGGCCCAGGCCAAGCTGCTCCGCTTTCTGGACTCGGGCGAGTATTACCGGGTGGGCGGCAGTGAGCCCCGCAAGGCCAAGGCCAGGGTGGTCTCGGCCACCAACCGCGACCTGGGCGCCATGATGGACCAGGGCCGCTTCCGGCGCGACCTCTACTTCCGTTTGGCCATGGTCAAGGTGGAATTGCCCTCCCTGGAGCGGCGGCCCGAGGACATCCTGCCCATTGCCCGCCACTTCTTGCACGAGTTCAACCAGAAGTACGAGCGCGCCTTCACCGGCCTGGAGCCCGAGGCCGAGGCCTGGCTGCAAGGCCGCGCCTGGCCGGGCAACGTGCGCGAGCTAAAAGGCGTATTGGAGCGCGGGGTGCTCATGGGCCGCGAGCCCCTGCTCACCTTGGCTGCCTTGGACCCCGGGGGCGAGGCCGCGCCCAGCGTGGCGGCGGGGCAGGGGCTGCCCGCCCTGGAACCGGGCGGCTTGGCACTGGAGGAGGTCCTGCGCGATACGGAGCGGGCCTATTTCGAGCGCGCCCTGGCCATGAGCCAGGGCAACGAAAGCAAGGCCGCCGAGCTGTTGGGCATGAACTATCACACCTTCCGCTACCGCAAGAAAAAGCTCCTGGGCGACTGA
- a CDS encoding cache domain-containing protein, whose product MSASPPTPLPGDKTGSAWFSISLRLVIPAVLTIILFTIAIFFIILPGFEDQVLERKRETSQGLTQMAWNTLEHYHTLEEQGVVSRSQAQELAKAQLRAQRFGPGGKDYFWINDLAPRMVMHPYRQDLEGADVSGFSDPSGKRVFQDVVATVKKNGAGYVDYLWQWQDDPSHIVPKVSYVKLFKPWGWVVGTGIYLEDARAEIQGMTSRLTTIALIILGVVALLVFFMVQEGLRSERRRRQAEYGLRHSQGMLELVMDNIPQLIFWKDKDGVYLGCNRGFAAEAGLDDPAEIVGLSDRQVPWDQEHAAEQRQREREVMASGAAELHGEERHGQAQGGSRWMDVSRIPLREPGGEVRGILCTQEDITQRKEMEHLMRLQDKMASLGRIAAGMAHEIRNPLSGFNMYLSALEGLEPGDPRRGEILGKLKAASSKIETVIKQVLDFARPGAPRLAWGQVNRVIMEVVELSSVTLRKAGVSLDTRLEKNLPLCFVDAQLLEQVLLNLVTNAVQALKDWPKDKRIRLSSALDKERIIIMVEDSGPGVPEEVAERIFDPFFTERKDGLGIGLSLCHRIISDHGGSLSVRRGAWGGALFTIVIPVDVYYGYDSHG is encoded by the coding sequence ATGAGCGCATCGCCTCCCACCCCCCTGCCGGGGGACAAGACCGGCTCCGCCTGGTTCTCCATCTCCCTGCGCCTGGTCATTCCGGCGGTGCTCACCATCATTCTCTTCACCATCGCCATCTTCTTCATCATCCTGCCCGGCTTCGAGGACCAGGTTCTGGAGCGCAAGCGCGAGACCTCCCAGGGCCTCACCCAGATGGCCTGGAACACCCTGGAGCACTACCACACCCTGGAGGAGCAGGGGGTGGTGAGCCGGTCCCAGGCTCAGGAGCTGGCCAAGGCCCAGCTACGCGCCCAGCGTTTCGGCCCAGGCGGCAAGGACTACTTCTGGATCAACGACCTCGCCCCGCGCATGGTCATGCACCCCTATCGCCAGGATCTGGAGGGCGCGGACGTGTCCGGCTTCAGCGATCCCTCTGGCAAGCGGGTGTTCCAGGACGTGGTGGCAACGGTGAAGAAAAACGGGGCCGGATACGTGGACTACCTTTGGCAGTGGCAGGACGACCCCAGCCACATCGTGCCCAAGGTGAGCTACGTGAAGCTGTTCAAGCCCTGGGGCTGGGTGGTGGGTACCGGCATCTATCTGGAGGATGCCCGGGCCGAGATCCAGGGTATGACCAGCCGCCTGACCACCATCGCCCTGATCATCCTGGGGGTGGTGGCCCTGTTGGTGTTCTTCATGGTGCAGGAGGGCCTGCGCTCCGAGCGCCGCCGCCGCCAGGCGGAGTACGGCCTGCGCCACTCCCAGGGCATGCTGGAACTGGTCATGGACAACATCCCCCAGCTCATCTTTTGGAAGGACAAGGACGGGGTGTATTTGGGCTGCAACCGGGGCTTCGCGGCCGAGGCGGGCCTGGACGACCCGGCCGAGATCGTGGGGCTCAGCGACCGCCAGGTGCCCTGGGACCAAGAGCACGCGGCAGAGCAGCGGCAGCGGGAACGGGAAGTCATGGCCAGCGGCGCGGCCGAGCTGCACGGCGAGGAGCGCCACGGCCAGGCCCAGGGCGGTTCGCGCTGGATGGACGTCAGCCGCATCCCCCTGCGCGAGCCTGGCGGCGAGGTGCGGGGCATCCTGTGCACCCAGGAGGACATCACCCAGCGCAAGGAGATGGAGCACCTGATGCGCCTCCAGGACAAGATGGCCTCCCTGGGGCGCATCGCCGCGGGCATGGCCCACGAGATCCGCAACCCGCTCTCGGGCTTCAACATGTACTTGAGCGCCCTGGAGGGCCTGGAGCCCGGCGACCCGAGGCGGGGAGAGATCCTGGGCAAGCTCAAGGCCGCCTCGTCCAAGATCGAGACAGTGATCAAGCAGGTGTTGGACTTTGCCCGGCCCGGTGCGCCCCGCCTGGCCTGGGGCCAGGTGAACCGGGTGATCATGGAGGTGGTGGAGCTTTCCAGCGTGACCCTGCGCAAGGCGGGCGTCAGCCTGGACACCCGGCTGGAGAAGAACCTGCCTTTGTGCTTTGTGGACGCCCAGCTTTTGGAGCAGGTGCTGCTCAATTTGGTGACCAACGCGGTGCAGGCGCTCAAGGACTGGCCCAAGGACAAGCGCATCCGCCTTAGCTCGGCCCTGGACAAGGAGCGCATCATCATCATGGTGGAGGACTCGGGCCCCGGCGTGCCCGAGGAGGTGGCCGAGCGCATCTTCGACCCCTTCTTCACCGAGCGCAAGGACGGCCTGGGCATCGGGCTGAGCTTGTGCCACCGCATCATCAGCGACCACGGCGGCAGCCTCAGCGTGCGCCGGGGGGCCTGGGGCGGGGCCTTGTTCACCATCGTCATCCCGGTGGACGTATACTACGGGTACGACAGTCACGGCTAA
- a CDS encoding VWA domain-containing protein yields the protein MFLNLFYTLRTLKVPVSITEWMTLMQAMDQGYAQGSLNDFYHLARAILIKSEAFYDQYDQAFAHVFKDAELPPDIRQEIMDWLADPLNRLELDEEEMAKIKQMDLQELLEELEKRLQEQDERHDGGGRWIGTGGTSPFGHSGANPAGIRIGGPGGGGRAVQIAAARRFKNYRTDVTLDVRQMKIALKKLRRFAKEGPEDFLDLDATIDKTCKEGGEIELVFTRERKNTVKVLLLMDSGGSMNPYARLVDRLFSAAHQMSHFRDFKAYYFHNCVYQDVFKDIYTSEDVPTGSLLKNLSGDYKVIIVGDAFMSPSELVSVGGAIDFYYHNDLPGLEWLERIADHFRYCVWLNPMPERAWQHPTIATVRKVFPMFPLTLDGLEEAVKALMVRH from the coding sequence ATGTTTCTGAATCTCTTCTATACCCTCCGCACTCTCAAGGTGCCGGTGTCCATCACCGAGTGGATGACCCTGATGCAGGCCATGGACCAGGGCTATGCCCAGGGCAGCCTGAACGACTTCTACCACCTGGCCCGGGCCATCCTCATCAAGTCCGAGGCGTTCTACGACCAGTACGACCAGGCCTTTGCCCACGTTTTCAAGGACGCGGAGCTGCCCCCGGACATTCGCCAGGAGATCATGGACTGGCTGGCCGACCCCCTTAACCGGCTGGAGCTGGACGAGGAGGAGATGGCCAAGATCAAGCAGATGGATTTGCAGGAGTTGCTGGAGGAGCTGGAGAAGCGCCTGCAAGAGCAGGACGAGCGACACGACGGGGGAGGGCGCTGGATCGGCACGGGAGGCACCAGCCCCTTTGGCCACTCCGGGGCCAACCCGGCGGGCATCCGCATCGGCGGGCCCGGCGGCGGGGGCCGCGCGGTGCAGATCGCGGCGGCGCGGCGCTTCAAGAACTACCGCACCGACGTGACCCTGGACGTGCGGCAGATGAAGATCGCCCTGAAGAAGCTCAGGCGCTTTGCCAAGGAAGGGCCCGAGGACTTCCTGGACCTGGACGCCACCATCGACAAGACCTGCAAGGAAGGCGGCGAAATCGAGCTGGTCTTCACCCGCGAGCGCAAGAACACGGTCAAGGTGCTGCTCCTCATGGACTCGGGCGGGTCCATGAACCCCTACGCCCGGCTGGTGGACCGCCTGTTCAGCGCGGCGCACCAGATGAGCCACTTCCGCGACTTCAAGGCCTACTACTTCCACAACTGCGTTTACCAGGACGTCTTCAAGGACATCTACACCTCCGAGGACGTGCCCACCGGCAGCCTGCTGAAAAACCTCTCGGGCGACTACAAGGTGATCATCGTGGGCGATGCCTTCATGTCGCCCTCGGAGCTGGTGAGCGTGGGCGGGGCTATTGACTTCTACTACCACAACGACCTCCCAGGCCTGGAGTGGCTGGAGCGCATCGCCGACCACTTCCGCTACTGCGTCTGGCTAAACCCCATGCCCGAGCGGGCCTGGCAGCACCCCACCATCGCCACGGTGCGCAAGGTGTTCCCCATGTTCCCGCTGACCCTGGACGGTCTGGAAGAGGCGGTGAAGGCCTTGATGGTGCGGCACTAG
- a CDS encoding DNA-3-methyladenine glycosylase I, producing MPRCPWAGDDPLYQDYHDHEWGVPLHHEQRHFEMLILEGFQAGLSWLTILKKRENFRAAFDGFDPNKVAAYGPEKIEALMQDAGIVRNRKKIEAAKANAKVFLAIQKEFDSFDHYIWSFVEHKPVQHAYKKLSDVPASDETSKAISKDLKRRGMNFVGPTIIYAHMQAIGMVNDHLVSCPRHGELQATGAQV from the coding sequence GTGCCGCGCTGCCCCTGGGCCGGGGACGACCCGCTCTACCAGGACTACCACGACCATGAGTGGGGCGTGCCCCTGCACCACGAGCAACGCCACTTCGAAATGCTGATCCTAGAGGGCTTTCAGGCCGGGCTGAGCTGGCTGACCATCCTGAAGAAGCGCGAGAACTTTCGGGCCGCCTTTGACGGCTTCGACCCCAACAAGGTGGCGGCCTACGGCCCGGAGAAGATCGAGGCCCTGATGCAGGACGCGGGCATCGTGCGCAACCGCAAAAAGATCGAGGCGGCGAAGGCCAATGCCAAGGTTTTCCTGGCCATCCAGAAGGAGTTCGACTCTTTCGACCATTACATCTGGTCCTTTGTGGAGCACAAGCCGGTGCAGCATGCTTATAAAAAGCTCAGCGACGTACCGGCCTCGGACGAGACCTCCAAGGCGATATCCAAGGACCTGAAAAGGCGGGGCATGAACTTCGTGGGGCCCACCATCATCTACGCTCACATGCAGGCCATCGGCATGGTCAACGATCATCTGGTGAGCTGCCCGCGCCACGGCGAGCTGCAAGCAACCGGAGCCCAGGTTTAG
- a CDS encoding MoxR family ATPase translates to MSAEFDRFTGTDKYIVSPELRDVVNVSIALGRPLLVKGEPGTGKTLLAHNIARGLGMKLLVWNIKSTTKAHEGLYVYDTVQRLNDSRFGTGDVSDISNYIHLGPLGRAFDADERLVLLIDEVDKADLEFPNDLLNELDEMSFHIPETDERISAKNRPIVVITSNSEKELPDAFLRRCVFHYIEFPEEQLMTDIVGVHYPDLEKKLLKEVLKRFYWLRQIEGFRKKPSTSELLDWIQALLAGGMSPDKVAKELPFAGALIKKEQDLEVLEAALSRAGGPAARMGLRSRY, encoded by the coding sequence ATGTCAGCCGAGTTCGACCGTTTCACAGGCACTGACAAGTACATCGTTTCCCCGGAGCTTAGGGACGTGGTCAACGTGTCCATAGCCCTGGGCCGGCCCCTTCTGGTCAAGGGCGAGCCGGGCACCGGCAAGACCCTGTTGGCCCACAACATCGCCCGGGGCCTGGGCATGAAGCTGCTGGTATGGAACATCAAGTCCACCACCAAGGCCCATGAGGGCCTCTACGTCTACGACACGGTGCAGCGGCTCAACGACTCGCGCTTCGGCACCGGCGACGTGAGCGACATCAGCAACTACATCCACCTGGGCCCGCTGGGCCGCGCCTTTGACGCGGACGAGCGCCTGGTGCTTCTTATTGACGAGGTGGACAAGGCGGACCTGGAGTTCCCCAACGACCTGCTCAACGAGCTGGACGAGATGAGCTTCCATATCCCGGAGACCGACGAGCGGATCAGCGCCAAGAACCGCCCCATCGTGGTCATCACCTCCAACTCGGAAAAAGAGCTGCCCGACGCCTTCCTCAGACGTTGCGTGTTCCACTATATCGAGTTCCCGGAAGAACAGCTCATGACCGACATCGTGGGGGTGCACTACCCGGACCTGGAGAAGAAGCTGCTCAAAGAGGTGCTCAAGCGCTTCTATTGGCTCAGGCAAATCGAAGGCTTCCGCAAGAAGCCATCCACCAGTGAGCTGCTGGACTGGATCCAGGCCCTGTTGGCCGGGGGCATGAGCCCGGACAAGGTGGCCAAGGAACTGCCCTTCGCCGGGGCGCTGATCAAGAAGGAGCAGGACCTGGAGGTGCTGGAGGCCGCCCTTAGCCGGGCCGGCGGACCGGCCGCCCGCATGGGCCTGCGCTCGCGCTACTAG
- a CDS encoding sodium/solute symporter (Members of the Solute:Sodium Symporter (SSS), TC 2.A.21 as described in tcdb.org, catalyze solute:Na+ symport. Known solutes for members of the family include sugars, amino acids, nucleosides, inositols, vitamins, urea or anions, depending on the system.), whose amino-acid sequence MTVKIILALVYLVVVFYLGYKGWRETRQASDYMLAGRQMNPFVMAMSYGATFISTSAIIGFGGAAALFGFPLLWLTFLNIFVGIFIAMVFFGKRTRRMGVALDAHTFPELLGRRFQSRFVQGFAGLVIFLFIPIYAAAVLIGISRMIEVGLGVNYYVALLVFVAILAFYVITGGLKAVMYTDAFQGSLMFIMMLILIIATYYILGGVTDAHQALTDLAPQMPAKLKAGGMLGWTQGAVPFSPLWLVIYTTIIYGVGIGVLAQPQLAVRYMTVASDRQLNRAVLFGGIFIIIMTGVAFVVGALSNVVFFKQLGKIAVAVAGGNIDKIIPLYITRVMPDWYEILFLLGMFAAAMSTLSSQFHVGGTSLGRDFYEKGFGSRGRTGLGVTRAGVGITILITVIWGLFLPPSIIALATAFFFGLCAASFLPAYFLGLYWKGMTRAGAIVSMVGGFATSFFFLLFVHTKESAAIGLCQAVFNTPSLAAGAAKGSGWWLLQFTDPNIIALPVSFVLAVAVSWFTAKSDQDHLRLCWRNL is encoded by the coding sequence ATGACCGTCAAGATCATTTTGGCCCTGGTCTATCTGGTGGTGGTCTTTTACCTGGGATACAAGGGTTGGCGAGAGACCCGCCAGGCCAGCGACTACATGCTGGCCGGACGCCAGATGAACCCCTTTGTCATGGCCATGAGCTATGGGGCCACCTTCATCTCCACCTCGGCCATCATCGGCTTCGGCGGCGCGGCGGCCCTGTTCGGCTTCCCCCTGTTGTGGCTCACCTTCCTCAACATCTTCGTGGGCATCTTCATCGCCATGGTGTTTTTCGGCAAACGCACCCGGCGCATGGGGGTGGCCCTGGATGCCCACACCTTCCCCGAGCTCCTGGGGCGGCGCTTCCAGTCGCGCTTCGTGCAGGGCTTTGCGGGCCTGGTTATCTTTTTGTTCATCCCCATCTACGCGGCGGCGGTATTGATCGGCATCAGCCGCATGATCGAGGTGGGCCTGGGGGTCAACTACTACGTGGCCCTCTTGGTCTTCGTGGCCATCCTGGCCTTCTATGTGATCACCGGCGGGCTTAAGGCGGTGATGTACACCGACGCCTTCCAGGGCAGCCTCATGTTCATCATGATGCTCATCCTGATCATCGCCACCTACTACATCCTGGGCGGGGTGACCGACGCTCACCAGGCGCTCACCGACCTGGCCCCCCAGATGCCGGCCAAGCTCAAGGCCGGGGGCATGTTGGGCTGGACCCAGGGCGCGGTGCCCTTCTCGCCCCTGTGGCTGGTCATTTACACCACCATCATCTATGGCGTGGGCATCGGCGTGCTGGCCCAGCCCCAGCTGGCGGTGCGCTACATGACCGTGGCCAGCGACCGCCAACTGAACCGGGCGGTGCTCTTCGGCGGCATCTTTATCATCATCATGACCGGGGTGGCCTTCGTGGTGGGCGCCCTGTCAAACGTGGTGTTCTTCAAGCAGCTGGGCAAGATCGCGGTGGCCGTGGCCGGGGGCAACATCGACAAGATCATCCCCCTGTACATCACCCGGGTAATGCCCGACTGGTACGAGATTCTCTTCTTGCTGGGCATGTTCGCGGCGGCCATGTCCACCCTGTCCAGCCAGTTCCACGTGGGCGGCACCAGCCTGGGCCGCGACTTCTACGAGAAGGGCTTCGGCAGCCGGGGCCGCACCGGCCTGGGGGTCACCCGCGCCGGGGTGGGCATCACCATCCTGATCACCGTGATCTGGGGCCTGTTCCTGCCGCCCTCGATCATCGCCCTGGCCACCGCCTTCTTCTTCGGCCTGTGCGCCGCCTCTTTCCTGCCGGCCTACTTCCTGGGCCTGTACTGGAAGGGCATGACCCGGGCCGGAGCCATCGTGTCCATGGTGGGCGGCTTTGCCACCAGCTTCTTCTTCCTCTTGTTCGTGCACACCAAGGAGTCGGCGGCCATCGGGCTGTGCCAGGCCGTTTTCAACACCCCCAGCCTGGCGGCCGGAGCGGCCAAGGGTTCGGGATGGTGGTTGTTGCAGTTCACCGACCCCAACATCATCGCCCTGCCGGTGTCCTTCGTGTTGGCCGTGGCGGTCAGTTGGTTCACCGCCAAGTCCGATCAAGACCACTTGCGGCTATGCTGGCGAAACCTTTAG